In the genome of Thermodesulfovibrio thiophilus DSM 17215, the window GAGAACTCGACTCCCTCTCAGATATTGTGGCATTTGGCATAGCACCATCGATTCTTATTTATAAATGGGGTTTGTATGATTTTGGAAGGATTGGCTTTGCTATTGCTTTTCTTTTTGCAGCCTGTGGTGCATTAAGACTTGCAAGATTTAATATTCAGACAGGAACTATAAAATCTTTTAAAGGCTTACCTATTCCTGGGGCTGCAACAATGATTGCTGCCACAGTGATTTTCTGTCATGAAATCTTGAATATTGCTCCTGAAAAAAATCTATTTTTTCCTGTTATAACACTTATATTATCTTTTATGATGGTCAGTAATATTAAATTTCATGGACTTAAAGAAGTTGATTTCAAAGAGAAAAAACCTTTCTGGCTACTTATTTTTTTCATTCTCTTACTTTTCTTAATAATAATTCATCCACATATTGCAGTATTTATACTTGCCTGTATTTACGTTTTATCAGGTATAATTGAAACTGTTATAATCTTTATTAAAAAAAGAAAAAAACTGGCAAAAAAATTATCTGAAGGTGAGAACCAGAAGACATTAAACACAGAGGTGTACGATGAAAAGAATAAAAATATTTGATACTACATTGAGAGATGGAGAACAATCTCCCGGTGCCTCAATGAACGTTGATGAAAAAATTCAAGTTGCAAAACAACTTAAAAAACTGGGTGTTGACATAGTAGAAGCAGGTTTTCCAATTGCATCTCCTGGAGATTTTGAAGCAGTTAACAGAATATCCAGAGAAGTTAAAGGTATCGTTGTTGCTGGGTTATGCAGAACCCGTGATCAAGACATTGAACGAGCTGCTGAGGCATTAAAACCAGCTGAACAAAAAAGAATACATACATTCATTGCCACATCTGATATTCACCTGAAATACAAACTTCGTATGGATAAACAACAGGTTATTGAAGCTTCAGTCAGAGCTGTTAAAAAAGCCAGGCAGTATACAGATGATGTTGAATTTTCAGCAGAAGATGCCACACGAACAGACTGGGATTATCTGTGTAAAATTACAGAAGAGGTAATAAAAGCAGGTGCTACCACAGTAAACATACCTGATACAGTTGGCTATACAGTTCCTCAAGAGTATGCTGAATTAATTGAATACCTTATAAATAAAGTTCCGAACATAGACAAAGCAATTATAAGTGTTCACTGCCACAATGATTTAGGCCTTGCCGTAGCAAACTCTCTTACAGCAATACTTAAAGGAGCTGGACAGGTTGAATGTACAATCAATGGAATTGGTGAAAGAGCCGGAAACGCAGCACTCGAAGAAATTGTGATGGCATTAAAAGTAAGAAATGATTTTTTCAAAACAGATACTAATATTGTAACACAGGAAATTTACCGGACAAGCAGACTTATCAGCAAAATAACTGGCATGGTTATTCAACCCAATAAAGCAATTGTCGGAGCAAATGCTTTTGCTCATGAGGCAGGCATTCATCAGGATGGAGTTCTTAAAGAAAGAACAACTTATGAAATAATGAAACCAGAGGACATAGGAATTCCAAGTTCCAAAATAGTTCTTGGCAAACACTCTGGAAGACATGCATTCAAGAAGAGACTTGAAGAACTTGGCTTCAGCTTAACAGATGAAGAGATAAATCGTGCATTTGAAAGATTTAAAAAACTTGCAGATCAGAAGAAATATATATTCAATGAAGATCTTGAAGCACTTGTTTCAGATGAGTTTTTAAGAACTGCTGAAGTCTATCAGCTTGCAAACCTTGAAATAAGTGGCGGAATGAATAAAAAGCCTACTGCTACGGTTAAAATAAAAATTAATGATATGGAAAAAGAAATTACTGTTTCCGGTGACGGACCAGTAGATTCTGTGTATAAGGCAATTACAGAGCTTACAAACTCAAAGGCAGAATTAAAAAAATTTGAAATTAAGGCAATAACAGGTGGAACAGACGCTCTTGGAGAAGTAACTGTTATACTTGAAGAAGCCGGACATGCTGTAAGAGGACATGGTTCTGATATTGATATAATAGTTGCTTCTGCAAAAGCTTACATAAATGCATTAAATAAGCTTGCCTTAAAAAATTTGAAGGCTTAATACAAACTGATAGGCTGACCTGCCTGAAGTACCATGCACAAGAGCCCATTCATGGGCTCTTGTGATTAATTCCTCATCAGATAAAATTAACTCAGCTTTTTTGGCATAATGTTTTACAACATTAAGATACTGTTCTTCTGAAAATCTGTAAAAACCTATTCTCAATCCAAATCTTTCAATCAAAGAAGCACGTTCCTGAATGCTGTCCTCAGGGAAGAGTTCATCATCAGTATTTGATATGGATGGCATAAGATGTCTTCTATTAGAAGTGGCATATATAACTGAATTTTCAGGAATCTCTTCAATACCACCATCCATAACAATCTTTAAATCTCTAAACTCCTGTTCATCTTCATTAAAAGATAGGTCATCTATAAAAATAATAAATCTAAAATTTTCATATTCATAAATAAGATCATAAAGATAAGGGATTGTTAGAATATCAGACTTTAAAACCTGAATCATACGTAAAGGAGAATCTTTAAAATAAGTTAAAAGCGCTCGTATAAGAGTTGTTTTACCTGTTCCCCTTTCACCCCATAAAAGGACATTGTTAACCTCCTTTCCTTCAATAAAGGCTTTAGTATTTGAAAGCAACAATTCTTTTTGCCTTTCAATACCTAGAAGTTCGTTAATATCATATACGGGCAGTCTATTAACAATCTTTAATTTTTTCTCTTTACCGTTCCATACAAAGGCTTGATTTTGCTCAAACATAGTCAATTATTATAACATACAATATTTGGCTTTCATTAATAGAAGTTATCTCATAGTTTTAAATTTTCTTAAAAATATAAATTAAACCTTATATCATACCTTAAACCACTCTGACATAGAATGCAATTCTGTAGCTAATTTTGATAAGTTTTCTGCTGCGCGTTTTATTTCACCAATTGAGTTACTTAGTTCTTTTGTTATTATTGAAATATTCTCCATGTTATGGGAAACCTCCTCAGATGCAGATGACTGTTCTTCTGTTGCCACTGCAATTCTCTGTACCATATCAGCAACACCTTCTACATACGATACGATTTCGTCTATGGCTTTCAATGTGTTCTCTACGTGTGCAAGCACTTTCCCTACAGATTCTCTCTCTTCCTTCATAAAGCCAACGGAATCTGAAATCTCGCTTTGCATTGTCTTGACTGTATTTGCTATGTTTTCTGTGGCTACTGTTGTCCTTTCTGCAAGTTGCCTAACATTGTCTGCCACCACAGCAAAACCCTTTCCCTGCTCCCCTGCACGAGCTGCTTCAATTGCCGCATTCAGTGCAAGAAGGTTTGTCTGGTCTGCTATTTCTTTTATCAAAGTTATTATTTCGTTTATCTCTTCTGATTTATGTCCAAGGGATTCAATTTTTGCAGCGGATTCTTTAACTTGATCAGCAAATTTTTGTAGTTCTTCCATGGTTATATGCATTGCATTTTTACCTTGCAACGCTATCTGCTTCATCTTCTGTGCAGCCTCTGCAGTATGCGAAGCATTTTTTGCTACATCAAGTGTTGTCTGAGCCATCTCTGTCATTGCAGTAGCTGATTGTTCTATTTGGACATGCACGTCATTAGAATTTTTTTCAAGTGAGGTGGAAGTTGCCGATAATTCTTCTGAACTACTTGCAAGAGTTCCTGTAAACATCTTCATTTTTCCAACTATTTCCCTCAGATTCTCTATCATCTTACACATTGATTTGTGCACTAACCCAATTTCATCTTGTGCGTATTCTGTCTTTGCACATGTAAGATCACCCTGTGCTATCTGGTCAGCACCCCATATGAGTTCACTCAAAGGTTTTGAAACAGAACGATAAATCCATGAACCAAATGCTATGCCTAGAATAATAGCTCCTATTCCTATGGCTGTAATAAGTATTGTGCTAAATTGCACCATCTTATTTACTGTTCCAATAGCTTTTTCCTGTTCGCCTTGTGCGGTTGTAACTGTTTGCTTACTTTTTTGGGCTTGATTCATAACTATTTCTCTTAATCTTTCCGATGCCTGTTTTGCTTTTTCTTGCATCAAAATCTGATGGCGTATTTTGGATATAATACCATCCTTTGCTAATAATGCTTCTTTAATTGAAGTAAGAGCAATTTTTACATTTCGGAGCATTGAAAGTTCTTCTTTGGCCTCGAGTTTTGTAAGGGCCTTTTCAAGGCTTTTTTGTACAGAATCTATTTTTTCGTATATTGTTCTTATCTCTACCTCCACGCTATCAATATCTTTTGCTGATGTTAGGGTAAAAAGTCTTGTTGATAGCCCTTCTATGGATAGACCGAGAGATACAAGTTCTGAATTCGCTATCAGTACATTGTTTGCTATATTTGCTTGAGTAAAGACTTTATTCTGATTTTCTGTCTCTGATCTGTATTTCTCTTTGGCAGAAGTAATATCACGATCTATTGTTGATATTACGAATGCAAGTTTTCCTGCTATTTCTTTATTTATTATATCGAATCGTTTTTTCTGTTCACCATTGCCCTGTCCAATAATAGCTACCTGAATTTTTACAAGTTCTTCTACTTTATCTTCTATGGTTTTAATTTCCGAATGAAGGTTCTTTGATGCTTGGATGTAGTCATTCTGAAGTGCTTTATTGATAACTGCCCCAACTTTGTCCTTTGCTATTGCCAGTGCGTTTTTATCTTGAGCTTTCTGTATTTCAAAAACTGCAATTTGGATGTCTTTAAGCATTGTTTTCAACAGTTCTACTTCTCTAAGGTGAGATAATATACCTTTTGTGTCTTCAAGAGATGTCATAAAATGTGCCGACCGATTGAGTTGGAGAGCTTTTATCTTTGCATCCATATTTTTCAATCTATTTGAAGCTTCTTTAAGTTTCTGTATAATTGTTCTGTTTGCTATTCTGGCTTCTTCTTCAGCCTTGAGCCTATTTTCGGTAATATCAAAAATTTCGTTTGCTACAAGACTTAATTCATTATAAGTCTCCATTTTTATTCCGCCATATAGAGATTCAAGTGCATTTTGTGTATTTTTTACCTCCGACAGAGACTTCTCTGCCTCAGAGCGGTATATTTTATATTCATCCATGTTTCTTGATACACTAACTTTTACAAGGTCTGCAGTAGCACCATGTATTGCTCTCTGAAATTCAACTGTCCTCATCTGAAATGGGGTGCTCCTCTCCGTGAGATAAAACAGTTTACTCTTAACAAAGCCCATACCTATGATGCTTGTAGCTGCAACTACACCAACTATTATAATAACTATGATTACATTCAGTGTAAGTTTTGTTTTGATTGTCATAATTTTCCTTTTTTAAGTAGTGGCAGAGTAGTCAAACCCTGCCACTCTATTTTTCCCTTACTCTGTAGGATAACCTCTCTTTTTCCAGTCGGGAAGCCCATCTCTGTACCAGTAAACCTTATAACCGAGAGAGTGCAACATTACAGCAACAGATGGTGAACGCCAGCATTTAATTCCATTACAGTACACAATATACTCTTTGTTTTTATCGAGTTTGTCTGCCATAGAAGGCCCTTGTTTAATTAAATCATCACAGAAAAACCATGTTGCACCAGGAATCCTTTCTGTATCATACTGTACTTTAATACGATTATCCAAAAAAACAGCCTTTTTCGACTTCCATAATTCGTATGCCTTATCGCCACTAATATTGGGTATCCCTTCAATTGATGCAGGCATCTCTTTCTGTGCCTTCTCGAGCTCATGAATTTCATTTACCTTGTTCATTACTGCGTCAGGCCATGCAGCAGCGAAAGCAATACCAATTGCAACAAATATTACTACTAACATCAGCCCTAAACATTTTCTTCTGTTCATTTTACCTCTCCTCCTTAAATTATAATTAATTCACCAACGGTGAATTGTCGCCCTATTGTTGTGAAATATATTTCTGCCCTTCTCCTTTAATAAAATCAATTAATTTCTGGACATTAACAGTTGGATTGCCTTTTGTGAGTAACAGTATCGGCATCACTACCTCAGGTACTTCAAGAGCCTTTATCTCTTCTTCCATCCACGTTAGATCGCAAACCGAACATTTCTCTTCATGTGTTCCAGAATATACTGATGTGTCATTAACAATCGCTACAGATCCTATTCCTACTGCTTCAGGATGCGCAGCAACCTTCTGCTTTACGTCTTCTATTGTTAATGCTTCAAGGATATCCCTCCTAGGAGATTCACAATCTAAAATATTTTTTATAAATAAGCTGTTGATTTCAGATGTAAGTGTGCTCCAGACAACTACAACAGGCAGATTTTTACCACCCACATCCTTCCAGTTAGTTATATTACCAGTAAATATTCTTTTTAGCTGTTCTTTTGAAAGTTTTGAAACCGGATTCTCTTTATGGACAAAAATAGCGATTTTAGCTTTCCCTATCACTACATGTTGTAGTGATGTCAAGTCTTTAATCTTCGTTTTTTCCTTTTTCATAGAATCCATCCAATCATTGCAACTAAAACCTATCGTTACAGCATCTACAGCACCATTTTCAAGATCCTCCAATGCAAGCTTGGGATCAGTAAAAGCAATCTGCAGTTTTATTCCTGACTCTCTTTCAAAATGTTTTTTTATTGGCTTCAGAATATTTTCAGCCGACACTGCACTTGCTTTTATTCTGATTTCATCCGCATAAGTACCAACACTTAATGATAAAAGAAAAATTATTACAGCTGTTACTAATAACAATTCATATTTTTTCATATTTCTACCATCCTATTAATTTAATTATAGCCCTGACAATTAAAAATTTTTATTAATATTTTATTAATTATATATATTTTATTAATTATATAACCTGCTCATTATAATTTTTCCACCTTATAATAATATATATTTTAAAAGAGCATATTTATTAAATTGAATATAATTTTAAATTAAAATTGTCAACTCCTCGAAATTCTTTAAAAAATCTTTCTGAAAAAATACTGTTTACACCCATTAGGCTCTATAAAAATTATAATATCTGAACATTATTACGATATTTTCTGCGCTTCTAACGTTATAAAGTTTTCCAGCAATTTCCCTATCAATCTATAAAACTCTATAACTGTATATCGCTGAAGTCTCTGCGCAAAAGCTATAGCAAAAGAATATAAGTGGTCTTTAAGCATCTGTAACTGCAATCCTTTAGCTTTTTCAAGAACAACTATGTAATTGTTGGAATGCGCTTGGGCTTCTTGAAAACATAAATAAGACATAAATTCAAGCTCAAGAGCGATATGGTCTGGTGGCAGAGAAAAATTATCAACAACTTGTAATCCTGATCTGTGATAAAGACGAGCTACCTCGATTGTTGATTCTTGAAGCAGTTTGCCTTCCTTGTAAACTGATTCAAAAAGAGGAACCATTCGTGGTCGAGAAGTATGACAAAGCCTAGTGTATTCTTTCTGTAAGTCCAAAAGATAAGATTCTAATGTTGATTTCTGACCTATTATAACAACGTGACTTATAAACTCATCAATATTAATCTTAATCTGGATAATACCTGAGCTTATATCATCAAGGTTATCTTTGAAAAAATTCATTTCCTCATTAACCTGCTTGGAAAACAATTTATTTATAAATTCTGAATTTGGATAATCAAGAGCCTCTGCAAAGAATGAATAAAAATATATTCTTATATCATGATTCAATTCCATAAACAATCAGGATGGGCAAAAACTTGCCCATCCCCCTCCTTTTAATTCATTCATTGATTCTTCTTTTCTTCTATCTGTTTTCTACGGTCACTGTATTTCTTTAATCCCACATAAACAAGCGTTGCTACAGCAGCCGCTCCCATAATTGTAGATGGTCCTCTTCCTGTTATGGAGTAGCTTGCAACATCTGGATAACCAATATTAACAGGCTTTTCTTTCATAAGCATTATAACACTCGTGCCACCATTCTCTTCCATTCCATACATATATAACTTGTTAGCTTCCGATAGTTTTTGGGCGGTATTTAAAATTTCTCCACGATCTCCAAAAGTAAGCGCACCGGTTGGACAAGCCTCAACACAAGCTGGATTTATACCTTTAAGCACTCTGTGAATGCACATCGTACATTTAACAAATTCCTTTTTCTGTAAATCCCACTGAGGTACATTAAAAGGACATGCTACAACGCAGGTTTTACATCCAATGCAATGTTGGGGATTATGAAGCACTATTCCCTCAGGCGTTTTATAAAATGCTCCACTTGGACATGAAGCAACACAGGAAGGATTCTCACAGTGCATACATCTGTGTTGAAGTAAACCATTGTCCTGAATTAAAACCACTGTTCTTGAAAAACCTCTTGCTGCCTGTTGATGAAGTCTGTTTTCCTGCACGCATTTATAGAAACACGTATTACAACCAGTACAAAATCTGGTATCTATAAGAAATCCATAATTTGCCATTTATGATCTACCTCCTTTCTTTATGCTTACATAAACATCTTCTACCCAGCCCATGCCCGTGGGATCATATTTTTTAACAATATTGGGATCTTTCTGAGGAATTAAATCACCATCACGATACCCAAAACTCTTTGCATAACGGAGCTTAGGTGAACGATGTCCAAGTCCATGAAAAGTTATCACACAATCTTTGCGTGCCACTCTACTGGAAATGTGAACCCGTGCCTTAACAGGACGCGGTAATACAGTCATATATTTGGGATTTGTCTCAAGTGTTACCCAATCACCTTCTGATATACCCATTTCCTGCGCTACCTGAGGATTTATCCAAACACGATCTATAAAATTTTTTTCACAAAGCGACTTAATTACAGGATTATTTAGAAAGTTAGGATCTGCATGCATAGTCCATGGCGCTCTTGTAACAATAAGTGAAAATCTGTAATCTCCTTCAGGTTCTGTCCATCGTTTTGCCCATTTTGGAAGTGGATCATGTCCAGCTTCTAAAATTTCATCTAAGTAAATTCTGATCCGACCCTCTGGACGTCCGTATCCGATTTCTCTAATTGTTCTCCAATTAGGATATGGCCTCTTCTGTATCCAGATCCCTCCCTTTTGTGTTAAGAATTCTTTTGTATTATTGGCAATACCCTGTTTCTTAAGCGCATAATCTCCCGTATTAGTTGGTATAACTTTTTCAGGGTTAGTACTGCCATCAACAGTCCAGTATTCCGGAGCCAAAGCTAATCCTATCTTAACTGCAATGCCACCCCAGCCAATACAGTCTCCAGGAGACTTTTGAACAGCTGACCCAGCTACATAACATGGATACTTTGGATAGTACTGCCTAATATCCAGTTTAGCCTCTTCAAACTGATGTGTGCCAGGCAATATGTAATCACACCAGAAATAAGATAAATCATCCACATACAGATTCCAATCAACAACTAGTTCCATTTTTTCTAGCGCCTTCTCTACCATCTGTGGCTGAATTAGCGCATGCAGTCCTCTAAATGGATTTTTGAAAAAAACACATTTAATTTTTTTAGTATGATATAGCCCATAACCTATAATGCCATAATGACCTGGCGCAGAAAAGTCTTTCTTTTGATAAATATTTTCTGTTACCGAAAATTCATGCCTGAAATCCGGTGCCTCTGCTGGCAGAGGAGGATAAGGCTTTACAGGAGGAGCAATCTCTTCAAGCCACGGTATTTTGACATCAGATAAAAGTAACACTCCACCTTCATGATCAAAAGAACCTCCAAGAGCGTGAAGAATATTAATGGCATGCATCAATCTCCAACTGTTAGCATAATTAGGACCAGCAGGGTCACGCTTAAGATTAGGAATACAACTGTAAGGAGATGCTTTTGCGTACTCTTCGGCAATTCTGGTAATTGCCTCCTGAGGAACCTCACTGATCTTTGATGCCCATTCAGCAGTATAATCTTTAATGCTTTCTTTTAAAAGTTGAAATACAGGATGAGCACTAATATGTTTCCCCTGATATTCAAATTCGTAAGGACCACCTTCTAACGCAGGGTCATCACACTTTCCTAACGGCTCAATTTTTTTATGTGTTTTACACCAGGCAAACCAATTACCTTCGCTACCACCAATATGTAACTGAGTTTTTTCATCAACAAGAGCAGCAGAATCCGTATATTCTTTTAAAAATTTTTCATTGTAAAGTTTACGATCTATAATAATTTTAATCATTGCCAGAGCTACAGCTAGGTCTGTTCCTGGTTTGATCGGATACCATTCATCAGCAAAACCATCAGCAATGGGAGTCTTCATAGGATTAAATATGATAATCTTGGTTCCATTGCGTTTTCCTTCTGCGATATGATTGAGAATTCCTGCTTTTCCACATTTGGTAAAAGAATCAAAGCCAAACCATATCATATACTTAGTGGTACTGTAATCAAACCCCCAAACAGAATGTGTAAGAGTATATGTGCTTGAGTAATACTTATTTGGAGGATTGGTCAGCATAAGAGAATTGATGTAGTAATGAGTTCCGAAACATTCTGTCCGCTGATCGCTTCTCCTAACTCCAAGAGACCTGCAGAGACGATTGGTATAAGGGTCTCCTGGTGAACAGAAAACAATCTCTTCTCTACTGAATTTTTTCATCCGTTGAATAATATCTGTTAAAGCGTCTTGTGTTGAAATTATCACCCATCCAGGATCCTCATTGAGACCCTTTTTAGGATTGGTTCTTTTTAAAGAAACAAGCAGCCTATCGGGATCATACATTGAATCTACAAAAGCAAGTCCCTTTATGCAATACTTACCTCTTGAAACAGGATCATCTTTCCATCCCTCAAGCGTTAAAGCTCTTTCCACTCCACTTTCTGAATCCTTACCAACCACAATATAATAAGCACAATCACATTCACAGGCTCTTGCACATACTTGCGGTATTTTTTTTGTAATCGTGTATTTAAACTCTGTTTCTGTAGCTTCAGCAAAACTGGCAAAAGGTACTAAATTCTTAAAAATTGGAGAAAAACCAGCTAATAAAGCAGAAGTACTCCCCCATTTTAATAATTGTCTTCTGCTTAATTTCGCAGTTTCCATAATATTCCTCCCTTTAATTTATTCTCCTAGCATATCTACTACAGTAAATTACGAGATGTTCCAAGTATGCCAGCTGCAAGAATAAGATATCTCAATGTAAAACCACCTATAAAAACACACAGGCCTGCAAGAATTCCTTTTGATATAAATTTAGGAGAAAGCTCTTCAATCTTTTTTAACTTCCATTCAAGATAAAATGGAGTAACCAATCCTACAACAATTACTAAAAACCAAAATGATAAAGACAAAGCCCCTGTTAAAAGACGATTAACTGAAGCAATTGCTGCAGCATTTGATGACCAACCCATTGAAACCAGATAAATTATTAGAATACATGTTTCAATGCCTATTCCCCACATATCAGCATGGCAGAGAAATTTCAAATTTTCAGCCTCTTGATTAATATCATGTTTCTTTGAAACAAAACCAAAAACTCCAATTAAAACTGCACTAATTCCAGTGGATATAGCCGAAGCTAGAAAGAGCAATGGCACCAGAAAGCTATTCCAGAAAGGAACACCTCTGACGTCCCAGAGTAAAACTCCAGTGTAAAAAGCTGTTAAGATAGCAAGAACAAAACCTGTACCCCACAGTAAGCTTCCAGAAGATAATTTTTTATTTCTAATATACCCAAGCCATTGAATACCACAGATAAAAAAGAAAAGTGTTAAGATCCAGGTTCCTGCTGCAATAACTGAACTATAAGGCCGTAAAAAAGCGTATACGAAGTTCATAGGCCTTCCTAAATCAAGAAATAAAAAAATAATACTCAAAATCAGACATGGAAGCGTTATTAAAATCCCTGTTCGAGTTGTTAAATTATCATCACCTCGTTTGTACCAGGCAAAAAATGCACTCAAATAAGCTCCTGCTGATACCCCTGCTAAAAAAAGATAAAGGGCAATCAGCCAACCCCAGGCTGTTTGGAGTTCTAGCATAACTTTGCCTCCTTTCTCTTTTACTTACACTAAATAAATTTACATCTTGTTTCCTCTGACCAGAAGCTGTTTTTTAAATCCTTCTCTGGCATCTTAGTTTGTACAATATAACCGTTTATCCTTTTTTTAAATGCATTAAACTCCTAATCTTTTCTCCTAACTTTTTCATTAAAAAATATAATGCAAGAATAAAGCCAAAATGCATCTCAAAGAAAATAAAGCATTTACAAAAATGGAATCTTAATAAACTGAAACAAATGATTGCATTTTTATTAATCTTTTATATTAAAATTTTCAAACCATATGAAAATACAATATTTAACCAGTTTTTTTTAAATAAATTGCAACATTATATTGCGTATTATCATATCGATAGATTTAAATTAACTAAAAGCTAGTATTTTTCAGAATAGTTACTATCAATGAAATGAAAATATTTGTGGCAGCTTATAGTTAACCTTGAATATTTTAATTTTTCAAATTCTACTTATAAGGAATACCATACTTTGATCTAAGAAGTTATCCTTATCTCATAAGAAACTCCGAAGCCATGAAAGACCAAGGCAAATTGAAACTATAAAAACATTGTATATCCATCTTGATTGTTTATCTCTTCTAACTACACGGTATTTCTCTGCATTAACTGTTTAAGATGCCTAAAAATTAAGAAAGACCTTAGGGTTGAAGGATGATGAAAATTGAAAACAGTCAAGTCAGTATATTGCAAACAAAATTCAAGATGATTATAATTAATTATCCAATAATGTTTTAGGAGGATAGATAAGTGGTTAAAAAATCTATACATTTTTTTTTAATTTTTCTGTTTCTTTTCTTATTTAAAAATAATGCCTTTGCAATTGATGAAATTCAAGAATGTTTTAATTATATTAATGCACAGGACTATAACAGAGCTATTTCTGTTGGTCAAAAAGCCGTAAATCTTTATCC includes:
- a CDS encoding 4Fe-4S dicluster domain-containing protein, whose protein sequence is MANYGFLIDTRFCTGCNTCFYKCVQENRLHQQAARGFSRTVVLIQDNGLLQHRCMHCENPSCVASCPSGAFYKTPEGIVLHNPQHCIGCKTCVVACPFNVPQWDLQKKEFVKCTMCIHRVLKGINPACVEACPTGALTFGDRGEILNTAQKLSEANKLYMYGMEENGGTSVIMLMKEKPVNIGYPDVASYSITGRGPSTIMGAAAVATLVYVGLKKYSDRRKQIEEKKNQ
- a CDS encoding molybdopterin-containing oxidoreductase family protein; this encodes METAKLSRRQLLKWGSTSALLAGFSPIFKNLVPFASFAEATETEFKYTITKKIPQVCARACECDCAYYIVVGKDSESGVERALTLEGWKDDPVSRGKYCIKGLAFVDSMYDPDRLLVSLKRTNPKKGLNEDPGWVIISTQDALTDIIQRMKKFSREEIVFCSPGDPYTNRLCRSLGVRRSDQRTECFGTHYYINSLMLTNPPNKYYSSTYTLTHSVWGFDYSTTKYMIWFGFDSFTKCGKAGILNHIAEGKRNGTKIIIFNPMKTPIADGFADEWYPIKPGTDLAVALAMIKIIIDRKLYNEKFLKEYTDSAALVDEKTQLHIGGSEGNWFAWCKTHKKIEPLGKCDDPALEGGPYEFEYQGKHISAHPVFQLLKESIKDYTAEWASKISEVPQEAITRIAEEYAKASPYSCIPNLKRDPAGPNYANSWRLMHAINILHALGGSFDHEGGVLLLSDVKIPWLEEIAPPVKPYPPLPAEAPDFRHEFSVTENIYQKKDFSAPGHYGIIGYGLYHTKKIKCVFFKNPFRGLHALIQPQMVEKALEKMELVVDWNLYVDDLSYFWCDYILPGTHQFEEAKLDIRQYYPKYPCYVAGSAVQKSPGDCIGWGGIAVKIGLALAPEYWTVDGSTNPEKVIPTNTGDYALKKQGIANNTKEFLTQKGGIWIQKRPYPNWRTIREIGYGRPEGRIRIYLDEILEAGHDPLPKWAKRWTEPEGDYRFSLIVTRAPWTMHADPNFLNNPVIKSLCEKNFIDRVWINPQVAQEMGISEGDWVTLETNPKYMTVLPRPVKARVHISSRVARKDCVITFHGLGHRSPKLRYAKSFGYRDGDLIPQKDPNIVKKYDPTGMGWVEDVYVSIKKGGRS
- the nrfD gene encoding NrfD/PsrC family molybdoenzyme membrane anchor subunit, which codes for MLELQTAWGWLIALYLFLAGVSAGAYLSAFFAWYKRGDDNLTTRTGILITLPCLILSIIFLFLDLGRPMNFVYAFLRPYSSVIAAGTWILTLFFFICGIQWLGYIRNKKLSSGSLLWGTGFVLAILTAFYTGVLLWDVRGVPFWNSFLVPLLFLASAISTGISAVLIGVFGFVSKKHDINQEAENLKFLCHADMWGIGIETCILIIYLVSMGWSSNAAAIASVNRLLTGALSLSFWFLVIVVGLVTPFYLEWKLKKIEELSPKFISKGILAGLCVFIGGFTLRYLILAAGILGTSRNLL